One window of the Entelurus aequoreus isolate RoL-2023_Sb linkage group LG18, RoL_Eaeq_v1.1, whole genome shotgun sequence genome contains the following:
- the ccr7 gene encoding C-C chemokine receptor type 7 yields MTFARGFPSFLPVFHLWSIIYKVCLCQTEESVTDYSLVTFDYSDFPQPCDKDHNQQFRLWFMSPFFSAISCTGLLGNLLVILTFVYFNRLKTMTDVYLLNLAFADLLFALLLPFWAASYVADWPLGVAMCKTMHTVSKVTSYSSMFLLCLISVDRYFAIAKAVSARRLRSRTVFVSKVSSVIVWITALISSIPEMKYTSVTNNICTPFTSLSDPLRVGIQTSQIVLAFALPLLVMSFCYSKIVQTLCQTQNFERNKAVKVILVVVVVFVVCQVPYNLALFWATVFAANGGTSDCSYENNLVYVTDVTQCVAFLRCALNPFVYAFVGVKFRHDLLRLMRKLGCVSQERFLRRNIPGALDTDTTTTFSL; encoded by the exons ATGACTTTTGCCAGGG GTTTTCCAAGTTTTCTGCCAGTTTTCCACTTGTGGTCGATTATTTACAAG GTTTGTTTATGCCAAACAGAGGAGAGCGTGACGGACTACTCTCTCGTTACCTTCGACTACAGCGACTTTCCACAGCCATGTGACAAAGACCACAACCAACAGTTCCGCCTGTGGTTCATGTCTCCTTTCTTCTCCGCCATCAGCTGCACGGGACTGTTGGGGAACCTCCTGGTCATCCTCACCTTCGTCTACTTTAACCGCCTCAAGACCATGACGGACGTGTACCTGCTCAACTTGGCGTTTGCAGATCTGCTGTTCGCGCTGTTGCTTCCCTTCTGGGCAGCCAGCTACGTGGCCGATTGGCCGCTGGGCGTCGCCATGTGCAAGACGATGCACACGGTTTCTAAGGTCACGTCTTACAGCAGCATGTTCCTGCTCTGTCTGATCAGCGTGGACCGCTACTTTGCCATCGCCAAGGCTGTTTCCGCCCGCCGACTGCGCTCCCGGACTGTGTTCGTCAGCAAGGTGTCGTCCGTTATAGTCTGGATCACAGCTCTGATCAGTTCCATACCAGAAATGAAATACACGTCAGTCACCAACAACATCTGCACTCCTTTCACCAGTTTGTCCGACCCGCTTCGCGTTGGCATCCAGACCAGCCAGATTGTTCTCGCCTTTGCGCTTCCGTTGCTGGTCATGAGCTTCTGTTACAGTAAAATCGTGCAGACACTTTGTCAGACTCAAAACTTTGAGCGCAACAAGGCCGTCAAAGTGATCCTCGTTGTCGTCGTGGTCTTCGTGGTCTGTCAGGTGCCGTACAACCTGGCCTTGTTCTGGGCCACCGTCTTCGCAGCCAACGGAGGAACTTCGGACTGTTCGTACGAGAACAATCTGGTCTACGTGACTGACGTCACTCAGTGCGTGGCCTTCCTTCGCTGCGCCCTCAACCCTTTCGTGTACGCCTTTGTTGGTGTTAAATTCCGCCATGACCTCCTGAGGCTAATGAGGAAATTGGGTTGCGTGAGTCAGGAGAGGTTCCTCAGGAGAAATATCCCTGGTGCCTTAGACACAGACACCACCACCACGTTCTCGCTATAA